The Balneola sp. MJW-20 genome window below encodes:
- a CDS encoding SLBB domain-containing protein: MIINNFKLILPVLLICILGSSAWAQNNGNQNTTNNANSTGTGMNLNFDVFNGAYFIDPLGFQISSRQLPLEQPINIESYKLGVNDLLSVKVDASQEIFVRGLIVNPQGDITLPMIGPVEVNGLTIKEAEEMIQKSARGFVQDAKVSITLESPRPVYIMVKGAVAHPGKYLIPSQSRVDQAVYQSINDGTRDLRNTSLSNTGNLIEKGNLSLRNISVERNDGSRISADIISYLRTGDTRYNPVVEDGDVITIDRLNIESPKVSISGAVKADYEFEFSPGDTPQHLLDIGGGFEELADTSYLYIFRREASGIQKIELDPSQWSSFMLQPNDRVVAPFSNEINNSASAWVYGEVEIPGNFPILSGETSALEFLDLAGGLTDRALPQAAYLMRAGGVRNEIPNKFNADLMRRTSDQLVQGLEYLEAETRLSQDKVFIDLEDREQMSSLKLFDGDRLYIPRNENTVFVFGQVNNPGYFPFTESSTNAYDYIDRAGGFSLSADEQRVFIIKSGNSTWFRPGQTDLESGDRIFVDRVPVEELNSLRAYEVQKAQLKNQRIQLVLTAITTVTGILTTYVAIQNIRN; this comes from the coding sequence ATGATCATAAACAATTTTAAGCTGATTCTACCGGTTCTGCTTATCTGCATACTTGGTTCGAGTGCCTGGGCTCAGAATAATGGCAACCAGAATACCACCAACAATGCCAACAGCACCGGCACAGGGATGAACCTTAATTTCGATGTCTTTAATGGCGCCTATTTTATAGATCCGCTCGGGTTTCAGATTTCATCCAGACAATTACCTCTGGAACAGCCTATCAATATTGAATCATATAAACTGGGAGTAAATGATCTGCTCTCTGTAAAAGTGGATGCCTCTCAGGAGATCTTTGTCCGCGGACTTATTGTTAATCCTCAGGGAGACATCACCCTGCCCATGATAGGACCTGTTGAAGTTAACGGTTTGACCATTAAAGAGGCTGAAGAAATGATCCAAAAATCCGCAAGGGGATTTGTTCAGGATGCTAAGGTCAGTATTACACTCGAAAGTCCGCGGCCGGTATACATCATGGTAAAAGGAGCTGTTGCCCATCCCGGTAAATATCTGATCCCATCCCAGTCAAGGGTTGATCAGGCGGTTTACCAGTCTATTAATGATGGCACCCGCGACCTTCGCAATACTTCCCTTTCAAATACCGGTAACCTGATCGAAAAGGGAAATCTATCTCTTCGCAATATCTCAGTTGAAAGAAACGACGGATCCAGGATATCCGCAGATATTATAAGCTACCTGAGAACCGGGGATACCCGTTACAATCCTGTGGTCGAGGATGGTGATGTGATCACTATCGACAGACTTAACATTGAATCTCCGAAGGTGAGTATATCCGGGGCGGTAAAAGCAGATTACGAATTTGAGTTCTCACCCGGAGATACCCCGCAACATTTGCTGGATATAGGCGGTGGTTTCGAAGAACTGGCAGACACCTCCTATCTCTATATTTTCAGAAGAGAAGCTTCCGGAATCCAGAAGATCGAGCTGGATCCCTCCCAATGGAGTAGTTTTATGCTTCAGCCCAATGACCGGGTTGTTGCCCCTTTCAGCAATGAGATCAATAATTCGGCTTCCGCCTGGGTTTACGGAGAAGTTGAGATCCCTGGAAATTTTCCAATACTGTCCGGTGAAACCTCTGCCCTGGAGTTTCTGGATCTGGCCGGCGGACTTACTGATAGAGCACTTCCGCAGGCGGCATACCTGATGAGAGCCGGCGGGGTTAGAAATGAGATCCCCAATAAATTCAATGCAGACCTTATGCGCCGGACCTCTGATCAGCTGGTGCAGGGACTGGAATATCTGGAAGCAGAAACCAGGCTCAGCCAGGACAAGGTGTTTATAGATCTGGAGGACCGGGAACAGATGTCGAGCCTTAAGCTATTTGACGGTGACCGCTTGTACATTCCCCGAAATGAGAACACGGTATTTGTATTCGGACAGGTTAACAATCCCGGATATTTTCCATTCACTGAATCAAGCACCAACGCTTACGATTATATTGACCGTGCCGGCGGGTTCTCTCTTTCAGCTGATGAGCAACGCGTTTTCATTATTAAATCAGGGAATTCCACCTGGTTCCGGCCCGGCCAGACGGACCTGGAATCCGGAGACCGTATCTTCGTTGACCGGGTACCGGTTGAGGAACTCAATTCTTTGAGAGCATATGAAGTGCAGAAAGCTCAGCTTAAAAACCAGCGCATTCAACTGGTGTTGACGGCTATAACTACGGTCACAGGTATCCTGACCACCTATGTAGCTATTCAGAATATCAGGAACTAG